A stretch of Microbulbifer sp. SAOS-129_SWC DNA encodes these proteins:
- a CDS encoding DUF4153 domain-containing protein has product MQGSADTSELSASNRKLIFATALLQGLLVYLLQAWPAVADWSPLWRYLSFTLVLALPPMAIVSVAPRLARSYWWLLLGYGALLALLAAYRGSQCTPDALIHCKTPLSFILSIGIASFIAAFLLRACATGSAQLRRPDYPALFHFSWDNALTAALTLTFVAIFWLILFLWQALFKLVGINFFQELFRQDWFAYPVSWLVGGCGAILFRAQQGFVLTLKRLLRTMLVALLPLLAVLVIVFLATLPATGLQPVWDTGRGSALLLWLVALLLFFTNGVIQDEQPFSRYPKLLNRILLLALAVAPIYALIAHYGLYLRVVQYGWTPERLWGFTAALTLTLVALSYCLAILRRGAHWTGWLRKLNTGLAFWVLAVCLVTQSPLADFWKISADSQVARLQDGRVAAQDFDFYFLRRHLGRPGLEAIQQLAQRPEISADAKLASYLGKLQQPGDPLWKLRDNPAAQAQRNAALAQLPIYPEGATLPVEVTNNLQLVSRQCSGPQPRCFWLRQDINGDGVDETLLFAGAQSRRQQIILFTPRDSSNDTAALAPAAGTPRLSYYPLPAPMDFAELRKTIASGNFRTAPTRWQALYAGDTLLFDPGAR; this is encoded by the coding sequence ATGCAGGGAAGTGCCGATACCAGCGAACTCAGCGCCAGCAATCGAAAACTGATTTTCGCCACCGCCCTGTTACAGGGGCTGCTGGTGTACCTGCTGCAGGCCTGGCCCGCGGTCGCCGACTGGTCGCCGCTGTGGCGCTATCTCAGTTTCACCCTGGTACTGGCGCTGCCGCCAATGGCCATCGTCTCGGTGGCGCCGCGCCTGGCGCGCAGCTACTGGTGGCTGCTGCTGGGCTACGGCGCACTGCTGGCGCTGCTGGCCGCCTACCGCGGCAGCCAGTGTACGCCCGATGCACTGATCCACTGTAAAACACCGCTCAGCTTTATCCTGAGTATCGGCATCGCCTCGTTTATCGCCGCCTTCCTGCTGCGCGCCTGCGCCACCGGCAGCGCGCAATTGCGCCGCCCCGACTACCCGGCGCTGTTCCATTTCTCCTGGGACAACGCGCTCACCGCCGCCCTGACGCTGACCTTCGTCGCCATCTTCTGGCTGATCCTGTTTCTGTGGCAGGCGCTGTTCAAACTGGTGGGGATCAATTTTTTCCAGGAACTGTTCCGGCAGGACTGGTTCGCCTATCCCGTCAGTTGGCTGGTGGGCGGTTGCGGCGCGATTCTGTTCCGCGCCCAGCAGGGCTTTGTGCTCACACTCAAGCGGCTGCTGCGCACCATGCTGGTAGCGCTGCTGCCGCTGCTGGCGGTGCTCGTCATCGTGTTTCTGGCCACCCTGCCGGCAACCGGGCTGCAGCCGGTGTGGGACACCGGGCGCGGCAGTGCCCTGTTGCTGTGGCTGGTGGCGCTGCTGCTGTTTTTTACCAACGGCGTGATCCAGGACGAACAGCCGTTCAGCCGCTACCCGAAACTGCTCAACCGCATCCTGCTGCTGGCGCTGGCTGTGGCGCCGATTTACGCCCTGATCGCCCACTACGGCCTCTACCTGCGGGTAGTGCAATATGGCTGGACCCCCGAGCGGCTGTGGGGATTCACCGCCGCACTTACCCTGACCCTGGTGGCACTCAGCTACTGTCTCGCCATCCTGCGCCGCGGCGCGCACTGGACCGGCTGGCTGCGCAAGCTGAATACCGGCCTGGCATTCTGGGTCCTGGCCGTGTGTCTGGTAACCCAGTCGCCGCTGGCGGATTTCTGGAAGATCAGCGCCGACAGCCAGGTAGCGCGGCTGCAGGACGGCAGGGTGGCGGCGCAGGACTTTGATTTCTATTTCCTGCGCCGGCATTTGGGCCGGCCGGGGCTGGAAGCCATCCAGCAGCTGGCACAGCGCCCGGAGATCAGCGCCGATGCCAAGCTGGCGAGCTACCTGGGCAAGCTGCAGCAACCCGGCGATCCCCTGTGGAAACTGCGCGACAACCCCGCCGCGCAGGCGCAGCGCAATGCCGCACTCGCGCAGCTGCCGATCTATCCCGAGGGCGCGACGCTGCCTGTCGAGGTAACGAACAACCTGCAGCTGGTGTCCCGCCAGTGCAGTGGGCCGCAGCCGCGCTGCTTCTGGCTGCGCCAGGACATCAATGGCGACGGCGTCGATGAAACCCTGCTGTTCGCCGGCGCCCAGAGCCGGCGCCAGCAGATCATCCTGTTCACCCCGCGCGACAGCAGCAATGACACGGCCGCGCTGGCACCCGCGGCGGGCACGCCGCGCCTGTCCTACTACCCGCTGCCGGCGCCGATGGATTTTGCTGAACTGCGCAAGACCATCGCCAGCGGCAACTTCCGCACCGCACCCACGCGCTGGCAGGCGCTGTATGCGGGCGACACACTGCTGTTCGACCCGGGCGCCCGCTGA
- a CDS encoding multidrug effflux MFS transporter yields the protein MSSAPNFADRAPPRWLALWLAALVALTPFSIDSYLPAIPAMATALGTEVARVQHSVSSFLLGFAIGQLLGGPLSDRWGRRTVGTIGLVIYIASSLLILFASHVDQLILLRLCQALGGGFATVICAAIVRDLYSGRDAARIISMISTMMLVAPLIAPVIGSALLAASGWQSIFIFLLCYAAAMLLLVRALLPETVSRFSRARRQRGPKRDLVRNYKQVLGNRRALGFLLAQACVSGSMFIYITTAPFVFMRYFGVPATRFPLFFGACVLGLICMVQLNIRLLKRFEPRHILLAGITLQLIGCGLLVLGTLPEGKHLALWMGPLVMVMACIGITGPNAAACYLEFFPRVSGSANALYGATLFITGGVLGGLVNTLHTGTLTPIAAAMFTCALVALSSALFIARARAPIEVEVPAARRYVPR from the coding sequence ATGTCATCCGCACCCAATTTCGCCGATCGCGCGCCGCCGCGCTGGCTGGCCCTGTGGCTCGCCGCACTGGTGGCACTGACGCCGTTTTCAATCGACAGCTACCTGCCGGCGATTCCCGCCATGGCCACCGCGTTGGGCACCGAAGTGGCGCGCGTGCAGCATTCGGTATCGAGTTTTCTGCTCGGCTTCGCCATCGGCCAGCTGCTCGGCGGGCCCCTGTCGGACAGATGGGGCCGCCGCACCGTCGGTACCATCGGCCTGGTGATCTATATCGCCAGCTCACTGCTGATCCTGTTCGCCAGCCACGTCGACCAGCTGATTCTGCTGCGTTTGTGCCAGGCGCTGGGCGGCGGTTTCGCCACGGTCATCTGCGCAGCGATCGTGCGCGACCTGTACAGTGGCCGCGACGCCGCGCGCATCATCTCGATGATCAGCACCATGATGCTGGTGGCGCCCCTGATTGCCCCGGTGATCGGCTCGGCACTGCTGGCCGCGAGCGGTTGGCAAAGCATCTTTATCTTCCTGCTGTGCTACGCCGCGGCGATGCTGCTGCTGGTGCGCGCCCTGCTGCCGGAGACGGTGTCGCGCTTTTCCCGCGCGCGGCGCCAGCGCGGGCCCAAACGCGACCTGGTGCGCAACTACAAGCAGGTGCTGGGCAACCGCCGCGCACTGGGCTTCCTGCTGGCGCAGGCCTGCGTCAGCGGCTCGATGTTTATCTATATCACCACCGCGCCGTTCGTTTTCATGCGCTATTTCGGCGTACCGGCCACACGCTTTCCGCTGTTTTTCGGCGCCTGCGTGCTCGGACTGATCTGTATGGTGCAGCTGAATATCCGCCTGCTGAAACGCTTCGAGCCGCGCCACATCCTGCTCGCCGGCATCACCCTGCAACTGATCGGCTGTGGCCTGTTGGTATTGGGTACGCTGCCGGAGGGCAAGCACCTGGCTCTGTGGATGGGGCCGCTGGTGATGGTCATGGCCTGTATCGGCATTACCGGCCCCAACGCAGCCGCCTGCTATCTGGAGTTTTTTCCACGCGTCAGCGGCAGCGCCAATGCACTCTACGGCGCCACCCTGTTTATCACCGGCGGGGTACTGGGCGGGCTGGTCAACACGCTGCACACCGGTACGCTGACCCCGATCGCCGCGGCCATGTTCACCTGCGCACTGGTGGCGCTGTCGTCGGCGCTGTTTATTGCCCGGGCGCGCGCGCCTATTGAGGTGGAAGTCCCTGCGGCCAGGCGCTACGTGCCACGTTGA
- the gstA gene encoding glutathione transferase GstA, whose product MKLFYAPGACSLSPHIVACEAGIELELAKVNLGEHKLASGADFTEINPKGYVPVLQLEGGELLTEGVAIVQFLAEQKPDRQLAPEYGSLEHYRLLEWLNYLAAEVHKSFVPLFWDGAEEEKARAKKAIAGRFDFIEQQLQQDYLMGDTFTVADAYLYTLATWLNKQDIATDAWPRLQAFMQRMEARPGVQAALREEGLLRD is encoded by the coding sequence ATGAAACTCTTCTACGCCCCCGGCGCCTGTTCCCTGTCGCCCCATATCGTCGCCTGCGAAGCCGGCATTGAGCTGGAGCTGGCAAAAGTGAATCTGGGCGAACACAAGCTGGCCAGTGGCGCCGACTTCACCGAGATCAATCCAAAGGGCTATGTGCCTGTGCTGCAGCTGGAGGGCGGCGAGCTGCTGACGGAGGGCGTGGCAATCGTGCAGTTTCTCGCCGAGCAGAAGCCCGACCGCCAGCTGGCGCCGGAGTATGGCTCCCTGGAGCACTACCGGCTGCTGGAGTGGCTGAACTATCTCGCCGCCGAGGTGCACAAATCGTTCGTGCCGCTGTTCTGGGATGGCGCAGAGGAGGAGAAGGCGCGCGCGAAGAAGGCTATCGCCGGGCGTTTCGACTTTATCGAACAGCAGTTACAGCAAGACTACCTGATGGGCGATACCTTCACCGTCGCCGATGCCTACCTCTATACCCTCGCTACCTGGCTCAACAAGCAGGACATCGCTACGGATGCCTGGCCGCGGCTGCAGGCGTTCATGCAGCGCATGGAGGCGCGCCCCGGTGTGCAGGCGGCGCTGCGCGAAGAGGGGCTGCTCAGGGACTAG
- a CDS encoding glutathione S-transferase family protein has protein sequence MGLLVNGQWQDRWYDTDKSEGEFVREAAQLRNWITADGSAGPSGEGGFAAEKDRYHLYVSLACPWAHRTLIFRKLKGLEDYIGVSVVSPYMLEHGWTFDTDEGSSGDHLYNSDFLYQLYTKNRANYSGRVTVPLLWDKQRECIVSNESAEIIRMFNSAFDDLTGNRDDYYPEPLRGDIDATNEIVYENVNNGVYRAGFATTEEAYEHAYERLFGALEQLERRLGRDRYLTGDQITEADWRLFTTLIRFDAVYHGHFKCNKQRLADYPNLWGFTRELYQWPGVADTVDFHHIKTHYYASHRNINPTGIVPKGPELDFAAPHHRG, from the coding sequence ATGGGTTTACTGGTCAACGGCCAGTGGCAGGACCGCTGGTATGACACTGACAAGAGCGAGGGCGAGTTTGTGCGCGAAGCCGCGCAACTGCGCAACTGGATCACTGCCGATGGCAGCGCCGGTCCCAGCGGGGAGGGTGGCTTTGCCGCGGAGAAAGACCGCTACCACCTGTACGTGTCGCTGGCCTGTCCCTGGGCACACCGCACACTGATCTTCCGCAAGCTCAAGGGGCTGGAGGATTACATCGGTGTATCGGTAGTGAGTCCTTACATGCTCGAGCACGGTTGGACTTTCGACACCGATGAGGGCTCAAGCGGCGACCACCTGTATAACAGCGATTTTCTCTACCAGCTGTACACAAAGAACCGCGCCAACTACAGCGGCCGCGTCACCGTGCCGCTGCTGTGGGACAAGCAGCGCGAGTGCATCGTCAGCAACGAGTCGGCGGAGATCATCCGCATGTTCAACAGCGCCTTCGATGATCTGACCGGCAACCGCGACGACTACTATCCGGAGCCGTTGCGCGGTGATATCGACGCAACCAACGAGATTGTCTACGAAAATGTAAATAACGGTGTCTATCGCGCAGGGTTTGCGACCACCGAAGAGGCCTACGAGCACGCCTATGAGCGATTGTTCGGTGCCCTGGAGCAGCTGGAGCGACGCCTTGGCCGCGACCGCTACCTGACCGGTGACCAAATCACCGAAGCGGACTGGCGCCTGTTCACGACGCTGATCCGCTTCGACGCCGTCTACCACGGCCACTTCAAGTGCAACAAACAGCGTCTGGCCGATTACCCCAACCTGTGGGGCTTCACCCGCGAGCTGTACCAGTGGCCGGGCGTCGCCGACACGGTGGATTTCCACCATATCAAGACGCACTACTACGCCAGCCACAGGAACATCAATCCCACCGGCATAGTGCCCAAAGGGCCAGAGCTGGACTTCGCTGCGCCGCATCACCGCGGCTGA
- a CDS encoding DoxX family protein, which yields MNSETNTALTCDLAKLLGRVLMAVMFISFGWSKIGGYEATQGYMASVGVPGGLLPLVILAELGGGLAILFGFLTRWAALGLAVFSLLAAWLFHYHPADQGQMINFFKNVTIAGGFIYVACAGAGRFSLDHLFRRNR from the coding sequence ATGAATTCAGAAACGAATACTGCATTAACCTGCGATCTCGCCAAACTGCTCGGCCGCGTGCTGATGGCAGTCATGTTTATTAGCTTCGGCTGGAGCAAGATCGGCGGCTACGAGGCTACCCAGGGCTATATGGCGTCAGTGGGCGTGCCCGGTGGGCTGCTGCCGCTGGTGATCCTGGCGGAACTGGGTGGCGGCCTCGCCATACTGTTCGGCTTCCTGACCCGCTGGGCGGCGCTGGGACTGGCGGTGTTCTCGCTGCTGGCGGCCTGGCTGTTCCACTATCATCCCGCTGACCAGGGCCAGATGATCAATTTCTTCAAGAATGTGACCATCGCCGGTGGCTTCATCTACGTCGCCTGCGCCGGTGCCGGCCGCTTCAGCCTGGACCATCTCTTCCGCCGCAATCGCTGA
- a CDS encoding LysR family transcriptional regulator, with the protein MAKVTLEQWRMFQSVVEHGGFSQAAQAVHKSQSSINHAVHKLQESLGVSLLEVRGRKAELTDAGRIMLARAGGLLDEAEALESVAASLSSGEEPVLTLAVDVLFDYECLFNAIERCAGEYPHTRIELRETVLSGGEELLQQQQADFILTTQVPQGFVGEPLTRVRFVPVAHPRHSLHQLGRPVTREDLKACRQIVVRDSAARNRQDAGWLGSDQRITVTNVHTSVELIERGLGFAWLPQTRIRESLSADRLLPLSTEEPWERDVTVYLVYADIDRCGPAANLLIGALRDCLGPLE; encoded by the coding sequence ATGGCCAAGGTAACTCTGGAACAGTGGCGCATGTTTCAGTCGGTGGTGGAACACGGCGGCTTTTCCCAGGCTGCGCAGGCGGTGCATAAGAGCCAGTCGTCGATCAACCACGCAGTGCACAAGTTGCAGGAGAGCCTCGGTGTGTCACTGCTGGAGGTGCGCGGGCGCAAGGCCGAGCTGACTGATGCCGGGCGCATTATGCTGGCCCGCGCCGGCGGCCTGCTCGACGAGGCAGAGGCGCTGGAATCCGTCGCCGCCAGCCTTTCCAGTGGCGAGGAGCCGGTACTGACGCTGGCGGTGGATGTGCTGTTCGATTACGAGTGCCTGTTCAACGCCATTGAGCGCTGCGCCGGCGAATACCCGCATACCCGCATCGAGCTGCGCGAGACGGTGTTGTCCGGCGGCGAGGAACTGCTGCAACAACAGCAGGCCGACTTCATCCTCACCACCCAGGTGCCGCAGGGCTTTGTCGGCGAGCCATTGACCAGAGTCCGTTTCGTGCCGGTGGCGCACCCGCGTCACTCGCTGCATCAATTGGGACGCCCCGTTACGCGCGAGGACCTGAAAGCCTGCCGGCAGATTGTCGTGCGCGACTCCGCCGCCAGGAATCGCCAGGACGCGGGCTGGCTCGGCTCCGACCAGCGCATCACGGTGACCAACGTCCATACCTCGGTGGAATTGATCGAGCGCGGCCTGGGGTTCGCCTGGCTGCCACAGACCCGCATCCGCGAGTCGCTGTCCGCCGACCGGCTGTTGCCGCTGTCCACCGAGGAGCCGTGGGAACGCGATGTCACCGTCTATCTGGTGTACGCGGATATCGACCGCTGCGGTCCGGCTGCCAACCTGCTGATCGGTGCGCTGCGCGATTGTCTCGGGCCGTTGGAGTGA
- a CDS encoding pirin family protein, with translation MSTFERKSDARPLLRGIASQASSDGAGVKIQRVAGFQNQEFSPFLMLDEIRSENADDYIAGFPPHPHRGIETLTYMLDGEFEHQDHLGNRGAVSAGGAQWMRAGRGIIHSEMPAQDAGGAGMHGFQLWINMAAADKMGAPTWRDIQAEEIPELPVDDAGSLIRLIAGEWTVDGEKRSAPLLDAAAEAGVADLRLAPGAEVLLPLPEAHSAMVFVYHGALVTEHGSIPRGNFLLYGGGNALQLRADDTGAGLLCLHGLPLREPIVHYGPFVMNSREEIEQALRDYNNGTLTDE, from the coding sequence ATGTCAACGTTCGAACGCAAATCCGATGCGCGCCCGCTGCTGCGCGGCATCGCCAGCCAGGCCTCTTCCGATGGCGCCGGCGTGAAGATACAGCGCGTGGCCGGATTCCAGAATCAGGAATTCAGTCCCTTCCTGATGCTCGACGAAATCCGTTCGGAAAACGCCGATGACTATATCGCCGGCTTTCCGCCGCACCCGCACCGCGGTATCGAAACCCTCACTTATATGCTCGACGGCGAGTTCGAGCATCAGGATCACCTGGGGAACCGCGGCGCAGTGTCTGCGGGCGGTGCCCAGTGGATGCGCGCCGGGCGCGGCATCATCCATTCGGAAATGCCGGCGCAGGACGCCGGCGGTGCCGGTATGCACGGCTTCCAGCTATGGATCAATATGGCCGCCGCCGACAAGATGGGCGCGCCGACCTGGCGGGATATTCAGGCGGAGGAGATTCCCGAGCTGCCAGTGGATGACGCCGGTTCGCTGATCCGGTTGATTGCCGGCGAGTGGACGGTCGACGGCGAGAAGCGCAGCGCACCGCTGCTGGATGCCGCCGCCGAGGCGGGGGTGGCGGACCTGCGTCTGGCACCCGGGGCAGAAGTGCTGCTACCGCTGCCGGAGGCACACAGCGCCATGGTATTCGTCTACCACGGCGCGCTGGTGACAGAGCACGGATCCATTCCGCGCGGCAATTTCCTTTTATACGGAGGCGGTAACGCGCTACAATTGCGCGCCGACGACACGGGAGCAGGCTTGTTGTGCCTACATGGCCTGCCTCTGCGCGAACCAATAGTCCACTACGGCCCCTTCGTAATGAATAGCCGCGAGGAAATCGAGCAGGCTCTGCGCGACTACAATAACGGCACACTCACCGACGAATAG
- a CDS encoding sodium:proton antiporter, which translates to MEVYYTFCFLAAVSVFLGFLNQYVLRAQATIAITAGALALSLLVIGLGKLGIVSLRDWANQLLPLLDLQNLLLKGMLGFLLFAGSLHIDLLMLRNQRIEITLLAVFGTLISTFAVGALLYWFLQFVGLPVGFVYCLLFGALISPTDPIAVLAIIKSLKAPEQVSIQVEGESLFNDGFGIVVFTVIFALAFEGASPTLPSVSELFLVDAVGGIVLGLAIGGLFHWLIGCTDDHSLELLLTLVIPTAGFSLANLLGVSGALAMVVAGIIIGNFTRETGFSRVSQHELDHFWSITEDFLNGLLFLLVGLFLITIDFQPFDYLLLVAAIAIVLLSRVVAVTVPFTFLKRFRKYHPYTERILIWGGLRGGLALALAMSIPAGHAMVQGQDLRHLWVVMTYGVVVFSIVVQGSTIAPLIRRSREFAEPEQLPEAASD; encoded by the coding sequence ATGGAAGTTTATTACACCTTTTGTTTTCTCGCCGCGGTGTCGGTGTTTCTCGGATTTCTAAACCAGTATGTCCTGCGCGCACAGGCCACCATCGCGATTACCGCCGGTGCACTGGCGCTGTCGCTGCTGGTGATCGGCCTCGGCAAGCTCGGTATCGTGTCGCTGCGCGACTGGGCCAACCAGCTGCTGCCGCTGCTCGACCTGCAAAACCTGTTGCTGAAGGGCATGCTGGGGTTCCTGCTGTTCGCCGGCAGCCTGCACATCGACCTGCTGATGCTGCGCAACCAGCGCATCGAGATCACCCTGCTGGCGGTGTTCGGCACACTGATCTCCACCTTCGCGGTGGGCGCGTTGCTGTACTGGTTCCTGCAGTTTGTCGGCCTGCCGGTGGGCTTCGTCTACTGCCTGCTGTTCGGCGCACTGATTTCCCCCACCGACCCGATTGCGGTGCTGGCGATCATCAAAAGCCTCAAGGCGCCAGAGCAGGTATCAATCCAGGTGGAGGGCGAATCCCTGTTCAACGACGGTTTCGGTATCGTCGTATTCACCGTAATCTTCGCGCTGGCGTTTGAGGGCGCGTCGCCGACGCTACCGTCAGTGTCCGAGCTGTTCCTGGTCGACGCCGTCGGCGGTATCGTCCTCGGTCTGGCCATCGGTGGCCTGTTCCACTGGCTGATCGGCTGCACCGACGACCACAGTCTGGAACTGCTGCTGACCCTGGTGATCCCCACCGCCGGCTTCTCGCTCGCCAACCTGCTCGGCGTGTCCGGCGCGCTGGCGATGGTGGTGGCCGGCATCATCATCGGCAACTTTACCCGCGAGACCGGTTTCTCGCGGGTGAGCCAGCACGAGCTGGACCACTTCTGGAGCATCACCGAGGACTTCCTCAACGGCCTGCTGTTCCTGCTGGTGGGCCTGTTCCTGATCACCATCGACTTCCAGCCGTTCGACTACCTGCTGCTGGTTGCCGCAATCGCGATCGTGCTGCTGAGCCGCGTGGTTGCGGTGACGGTGCCGTTCACCTTCCTCAAGCGCTTCCGCAAATACCATCCCTATACCGAGCGCATCCTGATCTGGGGCGGCCTGCGCGGCGGCCTGGCGCTGGCGCTGGCAATGTCGATCCCGGCCGGCCACGCCATGGTACAGGGCCAGGATCTGCGCCACTTATGGGTCGTAATGACCTACGGCGTGGTAGTCTTTTCCATCGTAGTGCAGGGTTCCACCATCGCCCCGCTGATCCGGCGCAGCCGCGAGTTTGCCGAGCCGGAGCAGCTACCCGAAGCCGCCAGCGACTAG
- a CDS encoding monovalent cation:proton antiporter-2 (CPA2) family protein has translation MEDSSFLVQAVIYLSAAVIAVPIATRLGLGSVLGYLLAGVVIGPFALGLVGDASDEMHIAEFGVALMLFLIGLELQPRKLWQLRGAIFGTGGAQVLVTAAAVAALAVWLYGEHWRNAAAIGLILALSSTAIVLQSLSEKNLLKTEGGRGAFAVLLFQDLAVIPILALLPLLAGSDVPQQEGSLGGWHYALAVIGTMAAFILAGRYLLGPLLRLVAGSQLREMFTVTALLIVMAAAAIMHWLELSPALGTFLAGVILAESEFRHELEADIEPFKGLLMGLFFIAVGAGLNFNLIAEYPWLLLALVLLLVATKFGLLFALARFTGMSRGEDWLFALSLAQAGEFGFVLVSFANQQGVLDATVSNLVAALIALSMVLTPILLLIYEKFIQPRYMVGPAAPTDAEPPQDTGSPVIIIGYGRFGQIAGRLLNACGFQTTLLERNAEQLELVRRYGIQAFYGDASREDLLRAAGAGNARLVILTLSDQAAALEIVSQLQKHFPHLTILARARNRMHQYALMEAGVKHIFRETVDSALSIGECALQLLGLSKYEARRAARKFKQHDQRMLEKLFPYWRDESQHIAQTRIYREQLLQALQEDRRDKDLHLDHHWDDSGKPGL, from the coding sequence ATGGAAGACAGCAGTTTCCTCGTACAGGCGGTCATCTACCTGTCCGCCGCCGTTATCGCCGTACCCATTGCCACACGCCTCGGCCTCGGCTCGGTGCTCGGCTACCTGCTCGCCGGTGTCGTCATCGGCCCCTTCGCCCTGGGGCTGGTGGGCGATGCCAGCGATGAAATGCACATCGCCGAATTCGGCGTGGCGTTGATGCTGTTCCTGATCGGCCTGGAGCTGCAGCCGCGCAAGCTGTGGCAGCTGCGCGGCGCCATCTTCGGCACCGGTGGCGCCCAGGTGCTGGTGACCGCCGCCGCGGTGGCCGCGCTGGCGGTATGGCTGTACGGCGAGCACTGGCGCAACGCCGCTGCCATCGGCCTGATCCTGGCACTGTCTTCCACCGCCATCGTGCTGCAGTCGCTCAGTGAAAAGAACCTGCTCAAGACCGAGGGCGGGCGCGGTGCCTTCGCCGTGCTGCTGTTCCAGGACCTGGCGGTGATCCCGATCCTGGCACTGCTGCCGCTGCTGGCCGGCAGCGACGTGCCGCAACAGGAGGGCAGCCTGGGTGGCTGGCACTATGCACTGGCAGTGATCGGTACCATGGCCGCCTTTATCCTCGCCGGGCGCTACCTGCTGGGGCCGCTGTTGCGGCTGGTGGCCGGCAGCCAGCTGCGCGAGATGTTCACCGTCACCGCACTGCTGATCGTGATGGCCGCCGCCGCCATCATGCACTGGCTGGAGCTGTCGCCGGCGCTGGGCACCTTTCTCGCCGGCGTCATCCTCGCCGAGAGCGAGTTCCGCCACGAGCTGGAGGCGGATATCGAGCCGTTCAAAGGCCTGTTGATGGGCCTGTTCTTTATTGCGGTGGGCGCCGGCCTCAACTTCAACCTGATTGCCGAATACCCCTGGCTGTTGCTGGCCCTGGTGCTGCTGCTGGTGGCCACCAAGTTCGGGCTGCTGTTCGCGCTGGCGCGCTTTACCGGCATGTCCCGCGGCGAGGACTGGCTGTTCGCACTGTCGCTGGCACAGGCGGGGGAATTCGGCTTCGTGCTGGTGTCATTCGCCAACCAGCAGGGTGTACTGGATGCCACTGTCAGCAACCTGGTCGCGGCGCTGATCGCACTGTCGATGGTGCTGACGCCGATCCTGTTACTGATCTACGAGAAATTTATCCAGCCGCGCTATATGGTCGGCCCGGCGGCACCGACCGACGCGGAGCCGCCGCAGGACACCGGCTCGCCGGTGATCATCATCGGCTACGGCCGATTCGGCCAGATAGCCGGGCGCCTGTTGAACGCCTGCGGCTTCCAGACCACCCTGCTCGAGCGCAACGCCGAACAGCTGGAGCTGGTGCGCCGCTACGGTATCCAGGCATTTTACGGCGACGCCTCGCGCGAAGACCTGCTGCGCGCCGCCGGCGCCGGCAATGCGCGGCTGGTGATCCTGACCCTGAGCGACCAGGCCGCCGCACTGGAAATCGTCAGCCAGCTGCAGAAGCACTTTCCGCACCTGACCATCCTCGCGCGGGCACGCAACCGCATGCACCAGTACGCGCTGATGGAAGCGGGGGTAAAACACATTTTCCGCGAGACGGTGGACTCGGCGCTGTCGATCGGCGAGTGCGCGCTGCAGCTGCTGGGGCTCAGCAAATACGAGGCGCGCCGCGCCGCGCGCAAGTTCAAGCAGCACGACCAGCGCATGCTGGAGAAGCTGTTCCCCTACTGGCGCGACGAGTCCCAGCATATCGCGCAGACGCGCATCTATCGCGAGCAACTGCTGCAGGCGCTGCAGGAAGACCGGCGCGACAAGGACCTGCACCTGGATCACCACTGGGACGATTCCGGCAAGCCGGGCCTGTGA